The following proteins are encoded in a genomic region of Cercospora beticola chromosome 8, complete sequence:
- a CDS encoding uncharacterized protein (antiSMASH:Cluster_3) translates to MAAHKPQDSERLLQETEAGSEQPYRGQKHSSERPWKKGFPWILNLILSITVIVLVTQLLRGDKYQHTGDVNGLAPRFKQRVQLFHPSKEATASIGHPDQKAATDAFWRTFAPDGFGLLNIADYTPKRYPDLAPPTFEPGGYNLVDTSMAHQLHCLRSIMDAYNDLAEKVANNGTSGSQMEMKEGKHHDHSWHLGHCFDYIRQGIMCCGDTALEGAATTFPDGIKGSDGWNAKHVCKDYEEVKGWIVGMEPK, encoded by the coding sequence ATGGCGGCGCACAAACCGCAAGATTCAGAGCGACTGCTTCAAGAGACTGAAGCAGGATCTGAACAGCCTTACCGCGGACAGAAACACTCGAGCGAACGTCCTTGGAAGAAAGGCTTTCCTTGGATCTTGAACCTCATCCTCAGCATCACAGTCATCGTTCTCGTTACACAGCTCCTTCGAGGCGACAAATACCAACACACCGGCGACGTCAACGGCCTCGCACCACGCTTCAAGCAACGAGTCCAACTCTTCCACCCATCAAAAGAAGCCACCGCCAGCATCGGCCACCCAGACCAAAAAGCCGCCACCGACGCTTTCTGGCGCACTTTCGCCCCCGATGGCTTCGGCCTCCTCAACATAGCAGACTACACCCCCAAACGCTACCCAGACCTCGCTCCTCCCACATTCGAGCCCGGCGGGTACAACCTCGTTGACACTTCCATGGCGCATCAACTTCACTGTCTCCGCAGCATCATGGACGCATACAACGATTTGGCTGAGAAAGTCGCAAACAATGGGACTAGTGGGTCGCAGATGGAGATGAAAGAAGGGAAACATCACGATCATTCGTGGCATTTGGGACATTGTTTCGATTATATCCGACAGGGGATTATGTGTTGCGGGGATACGGCGTTGGAGGGCGCGGCGACGACGTTTCCGGATGGGATTAAGGGGAGTGATGGGTGGAATGCGAAGCATGTTTGTAAGGATTATGAGGAGGTTAAGGGGTGGATTGTGGGGATGGAGCCGAAGTGA
- a CDS encoding uncharacterized protein (antiSMASH:Cluster_3) → MLAVTYNGETGFKLSLSVNMMTLAHRAAARLPVDAENVQLSWRLIHRPDCTPFVFKKFHLSSNEDTTAFDGNAELSIDLFHQQQQSLAWMIRQEHGIPFAVEESEEFRSETGWLAQVQARGDVTVRGGICADHPGFGKTITSLALIQSQSKMRKETIADLETRAPKGLKTTAATLIVYPASLVQQWVDEIRDKIGSLTGVIAIPAAAQLARYTIQKFQEAKIIVVNRDVLTHEAYIDRIASFAAVPGPVATKGRALTEWRAHALRQIPEHLAILARGGLSRLRTHIKCRYDENVSSDEFQAAVPSRRHRGQDYVDNKKKKLTATQVTQQAAPRTIDVSSVDQPLFEMFFFNRLIVDEFHDYTPKVYAATSALKADKRWGLSGTPAIEDFYQVAQMAQLLGLDLPMGSMDAAVMKNSSRQALQKDMSSFEQFDSMWRQLPSSTKYRSIHALHQRFLATFARQNIGDFGKMEYGDHLVPVELDVEHRLLYTELSQHLNTLQMRIKATGKSKATDRNRRLNEAVSTSITAEEALSKAAAFVDQTSEPGDCSILDDLMDSCSRHIATLRDEIQTVAHHARDKEAERYQKWYTQMLDEGGLPDSSTVSEVVELINAASVRAHKKKDGKGAEEDAVTHKLSTLCTRLLMERRSLRYLAAAKQLQDDAREQVSANRCENSACEKRQPSQYALSAVCGHLICEACHERNKHHAATNCLAVGCSNPVQAHHLLWTSKIGNLKRTKPSAYGAKLEAAIVLLKEIQGKAEQAILFVQFEQQLQQVDTALKHCGISRIVVHSANDAGSQLKAFRDCANTKDKKTVIVLNAADETAAGSNLQNANHVIFLSPLLQRTQYKYDSTMAQAIGRVRRFGQERPIHVYRIVALDTIDVDVLEHRENRADALVEQGQKKIEPPTRSKELNTLSKKKPERTQLVREKGHFSLRPQSWLIDYEAGMDAGEVEKVKGKSRVLGWEDFSSLVKFSTKYTEDDE, encoded by the coding sequence ATGCTTGCTGTTACCTACAACGGCGAGACAGGCTTCAAGCTCAGTCTCAGCGTCAACATGATGACTCTGGCACACCGAGCTGCGGCCCGCCTGCCTGTCGACGCTGAGAACGTCCAACTCTCGTGGCGTCTCATTCATCGCCCTGACTGCACTCCTTTTGTGTTCAAGAAGTTTCATCTCAGCTCGAACGAGGATACCACAGCTTTTGATGGCAATGCCGAGCTTTCGATTGACTTATtccatcaacagcagcagtcaCTGGCTTGGATGATCCGGCAAGAGCACGGGATACCCTTCGCAGTGGAAGAATCGGAGGAGTTTCGTTCGGAGACTGGATGGCTTGCCCAAGTGCAAGCACGTGGAGACGTCACTGTCCGTGGCGGCATATGTGCGGATCACCCTGGGTTTGGCAAGACGATTACGAGCCTTGCTCTTATCCAATCGCAGTCGAAGATGCGAAAGGAGACCATCGCTGATCTTGAGACACGGGCACCGAAAGGTCTGAAAACCACAGCGGCGACACTGATTGTATACCCAGCTTCCTTAGTGCAACAATGGGTGGACGAGATTCGCGACAAGATCGGAAGCTTGACGGGAGTTATTGCCATTCCGGCAGCTGCGCAGCTTGCGAGATACACTATCCAAAAGTTCCAGGAGGCGAAGATCATTGTGGTCAATCGTGATGTGCTCACACATGAAGCTTACATAGACCGCATAGCATCGTTTGCGGCTGTCCCTGGGCCTGTGGCAACCAAGGGCCGTGCCCTTACCGAATGGCGAGCACATGCTCTTCGTCAGATTCCAGAGCATTTGGCCATCCTCGCGCGCGGTGGTCTTTCGCGGTTGAGGACCCACATCAAATGCAGGTATGACGAGAACGTGTCGAGTGACGAGTTCCAAGCCGCGGTCCCCTCGAGGAGACATCGGGGCCAAGACTATGTggacaacaagaagaagaaactcACAGCTACTCAAGTCACACAGCAAGCCGCTCCTAGGACTATCGACGTCAGCAGTGTTGATCAGCCACTCTTCGAGATGTTCTTTTTCAACAGATTGATCGTGGACGAATTCCACGACTACACACCGAAGGTTTATGCAGCGACCTCCGCATTGAAGGCGGACAAACGCTGGGGCCTTTCGGGAACGCCGGCCATTGAGGACTTCTACCAGGTCGCGCAGATGGCGCAGCTGCTTGGACTGGATCTCCCTATGGGTTCAATGGACGCCGCCGTAATGAAAAATTCCAGCCGTCAAGCACTGCAGAAGGACATGTCCAGTTTCGAGCAGTTTGACTCGATGTGGCGACAGCTACCGTCATCGACGAAGTACCGGAGCATTCATGCTTTACACCAACGCTTCCTGGCTACCTTCGCCCGCCAAAACATTGGCGACTTCGGCAAGATGGAGTATGGCGACCATCTTGTGCCTGTAGAATTGGATGTAGAACACCGCTTGCTGTATACTGAGCTCTCGCAGCATCTGAATACGCTTCAAATGCGTATTAAGGCGACTGGAAAGTCAAAAGCGACCGACCGGAACAGGCGATTGAACGAGGCTGTTTCTACATCAATCACAGCCGAGGAAGCATTgtcgaaagcagcagcattcgTCGATCAGACATCTGAGCCTGGAGACTGTTCCATACTGGACGATCTGATGGACTCATGCAGCAGGCACATCGCCACACTTCGCGATGAGATACAGACTGTTGCCCACCACGCTCGCGATAAGGAAGCTGAGCGGTACCAGAAATGGTACACTCAGATGCTTGATGAAGGGGGTCTGCCGGATAGCTCGACAGTGTCTGAAGTCGTTGAGCTGATCAACGCTGCTTCAGTCAGAGcacacaagaagaaggatggcaaaggggctgaagaagatgcaGTTACGCACAAGCTTTCGACGTTATGCACAAGACTGCTAATGGAACGTCGATCATTACGTTACCTGGCGGCGGCAAAGCAGCTCCAGGACGATGCTCGAGAGCAAGTTAGTGCTAATCGATGCGAGAACTCGGCATGCGAAAAGAGACAGCCATCACAATATGCTCTCTCCGCGGTGTGCGGCCATCTGATTTGCGAAGCCTGTCACGAGCGGAACAAGCATCATGCTGCAACAAATTGTCTTGCTGTAGGATGCTCCAATCCAGTGCAGGCGCATCATTTGCTTTGGACAAGCAAAATCGGCAACCTCAAGCGCACGAAGCCTTCTGCATATGGGGCAAAGCTCGAGGCAGCTATCGTGCTCCTAAAAGAGATCCAAGGCAAGGCCGAGCAAGCCATCTTGTTCGTACAATTCGAGCAGCAACTTCAGCAAGTCGATACTGCGCTGAAGCACTGCGGCATTTCTCGTATTGTTGTTCACAGTGCCAATGACGCTGGCAGCCAGCTCAAAGCTTTCAGGGACTGCGCAAATACCAAAGACAAGAAGACTGTGATTGTGCTGAATGCAGCAGACGAGACGGCAGCGGGTTCAAATTTACAGAACGCGAATCATGTCATATTCTTGAGTCCACTTTTGCAGCGTACCCAGTACAAGTACGATTCGACGATGGCGCAGGCAATTGGTCGTGTTCGAAGATTTGGCCAGGAGCGCCCCATTCATGTGTACCGCATCGTCGCGTTGGACACGATCGATGTTGACGTACTTGAGCATCGTGAAAACCGGGCGGATGCATTGGTTGAACAAGgtcagaagaagatcgagccGCCTACAAGATCGAAAGAGCTTAACACGCTGTCAAAGAAGAAGCCTGAACGAACTCAGTTGGTTCGTGAAAAAGGACACTTCAGTCTGCGGCCACAAAGTTGGCTCATCGACTACGAAGCCGGTATGGATGCCGGAGAGGTCGAGAAGGTTAAGGGCAAGAGCCGAGTGCTTGGATGGGAAGATTTTAGCTCGTTGGTCAAGTTTTCCACGAAGTACACGGAAGACGATGAATAG
- a CDS encoding uncharacterized protein (antiSMASH:Cluster_3), with product MSRFKRKTAAVIDLTGSDDDGDTIHVAPRKKQKRSHSKRVMYLTSDDENAYPSPPKSKTSSAAPREVFRELSSKEYQEKLKQPKAWVKGGVAWRPANKPLKQEPASAPSKKQIKTKTPIAESGSIRDYLSKLSNESAHHVEVKKTSATTSASAPRSGVSHHSAPDLPRSKDKPARHSARNAFSLIMQQHDSHSEDELNISQTTGSTPGIRRAKQKRKAPVEKADDSDFEANSSSGSEVVSEDDGLPAESSDSEHTAEDEPQVKKVPKKAKQSVPRAASNAAKGKAKAGGQGRKRAQNMVNLSRPQHGQGTGLLPSLPPLSDTREIFDDIVGKALPLGLSQALDDLPGSLRVATMCSGTESPLLALELFQQCLGSSKLEIEHLFSAEIVPFKQAYIERNFRPPIIFRDITEMTSAVNDEIPSATTAYGSKVPIPRNVDLLIAGTSCVDYSRLNSHQKSVDQGGESGDTYTAVLAYCTAFRPSIVLLENVLTAPWDRMLEDYQKIGYETGGVLVDTKGYYLPQTRQRGYMVCFDKHEGASLSGAGKRWTDLMADFRRPASSPASSFLLPTSLAAKQRQAKEDEQRTREVDWTRCELRHTQLRHDLRLGNERPITHWSESGSLIVPEGGDPAWYARMVERVWDLLDISVLRKALPSHGFYDARYKTRIWDVSQNVDFQKDSGAFGIIGCITPTMIPFLSDAGRVLTPEEMLRLQGLPLDKISFTTELPANIQDLAGNAMSTTVVGPAILAALIAGHRAIQRPEKLIKDATLQLQKTNVAVLTAKMESVPRSNATASIDVTQLLLKSKQATRRCICEAAGKLSAKPIQKCICCGHTACLTCAGNPEHQYRQDPMLSKNRITASDFEAFLNQTLPLSLNFSFEDAWHHIVPEAHYREKVDAIGHQFHFQSFRQTHCWTATYTGNCGHLDLVLNGDLAEWRLFADIPKDLSYDSPRRTELEAPIAIGKIVTNFFGDEWSIRIPEVRHVDLDIKESGSRKASWWARNGMLDFAGHTVPEYLEIRVQDDSLSVVNGKYQ from the coding sequence ATGAGCCGATTCAAGAGGAAGACCGCAGCGGTCATTGACCTCACTGGCAgtgatgacgatggcgacaCCATCCACGTGGCTCCGCgcaagaagcaaaagcgcTCCCACTCGAAGAGGGTGATGTACCTCACCAGTGATGATGAGAATGCTTATCCATCACCGCCGAAATCGAAGACGTCTTCTGCGGCGCCGCGTGAAGTATTTCGAGAGCTGAGCTCAAAGGAATACcaagagaagctcaagcaACCAAAAGCCTGGGTGAAAGGCGGAGTTGCCTGGCGACCTGCAAACAAACCTCTGAAGCAAGAGCCGGCTTCAGCACCGTCCAAGAAGCAGATCAAGACCAAGACACCTATCGCAGAGTCTGGAAGCATTCGCGACTATCTCTCGAAACTTTCCAATGAGTCTGCGCATCACGTcgaggtgaagaagacctCGGCCACCACGTCTGCATCCGCACCTCGATCGGGTGTCTCGCATCATTCTGCCCCTGATCTGCCACGTTCGAAGGATAAACCTGCGCGGCACTCTGCGCGAAATGCATTCAGTCTGATCATGCAGCAGCACGATAGTCACAGCGAGGATGAACTCAATATCTCGCAGACTACGGGTTCTACGCCTGGGATCCGAAGAGCGAAGCAAAAACGCAAGGCACCGGTGGAGAAAGCGGACGATTCAGACTTCGAAGCGAATAGCTCAAGTGGCAGCGAAGTTGTaagcgaggatgatgggcTGCCTGCGGAGAGCAGCGACTCAGAGCATACCGCGGAGGACGAGCCTCAAGTCAAGAAGGTcccaaagaaggcgaagcagaGCGTCCCACGCGCCGCGTCTAATGCAGCGAAAGGCAAGGCGAAAGCTGGTGGTCAAGGCCGCAAAAGAGCTCAGAATATGGTGAACCTCTCACGTCCTCAGCATGGACAGGGTACTGGTCTGTTGCCCAGTCTGCCACCTCTTTCAGACACACGCGAAATATTCGATGACATTGTTGGCAAGGCTCTTCCTCTGGGGTTGTCACAAGCTCTGGACGACCTGCCTGGCTCACTGAGAGTTGCTACCATGTGCTCTGGCACAGAAAGCCCTTTGCTAGCCCTCGAGCTTTTCCAACAGTGCCTAGGGTCATCAAAGCTGGAGATCGAACACCTCTTCTCAGCGGAAATAGTACCGTTCAAGCAAGCGTACATCGAGCGCAACTTTCGCCCGCCTATTATATTTCGAGACATTACCGAAATGACTAGCGCTGTCAACGACGAGATCCCCAGCGCGACGACCGCCTATGGCAGCAAGGTGCCTATTCCGAGAAATGTCGATCTTCTTATCGCAGGTACTTCTTGTGTGGACTATTCTCGTCTGAATAGTCACCAGAAGTCCGTTGACCAGGGCGGCGAGTCCGGTGACACATACACAGCCGTGCTGGCCTATTGTACGGCATTCCGGCCGTCGATCGTCCTTCTAGAGAATGTCCTGACTGCGCCGTGGGATAGAATGCTAGAAGATTATCAAAAGATCGGGTACGAAACCGGTGGAGTACTAGTCGATACCAAAGGGTACTATCTGCCACAGACACGACAACGAGGGTACATGGTCTGCTTTGATAAACACGAAGGAGCCTCCCTTTCCGGCGCTGGAAAGCGGTGGACCGATCTGATGGCAGACTTTCGCCGCCCCGCAAGTTCGCCCGCATCCTCATTTCTGCTGCCCACTAGCTTAGCTGCAAAGCAACGACAAGCCAAAGAGGATGAGCAGCGAACACGCGAAGTCGACTGGACGAGATGCGAATTACGGCATACCCAGCTACGCCACGACCTGCGCCTTGGCAACGAGCGACCGATTACACATTGGTCCGAAAGTGGCTCTCTAATCGTGCCAGAAGGTGGCGATCCTGCTTGGTACGCTCGCATGGTAGAGCGAGTGTGGGATCTGCTAGATATTTCTGTGTTGCGGAAAGCACTGCCCTCACATGGGTTCTACGATGCGCGATACAAGACAAGAATCTGGGACGTCTCGCAAAATGTGGATTTCCAGAAAGATAGCGGCGCATTCGGCATCATTGGCTGTATTACGCCGACGATGATCCCTTTCCTTTCGGATGCTGGTCGTGTGCTCACTCCTGAAGAGATGCTCAGGCTGCAGGGCTTACCACTGGACAAGATCTCTTTTACTACCGAGCTTCCTGCGAACATCCAAGACCTCGCAGGCAATGCAATGTCAACGACTGTAGTTGGACCTGCTATCTTGGCCGCGCTGATCGCTGGCCATCGCGCGATCCAGAGACCTGAAAAATTGATCAAAGACGCGActttgcagctgcagaagacaAACGTGGCTGTGCTCAcggcgaagatggaaagCGTGCCGCGAAGCAACGCAACTGCTAGCATAGACGTTACGCAGCTTCTGCTAAAGTCAAAGCAGGCTACGCGACGCTGCATCTGCGAAGCTGCTGGAAAGCTCTCCGCCAAACCCATACAAAAATGCATCTGCTGTGGTCACACGGCATGCTTAACTTGTGCCGGAAATCCCGAGCATCAGTACAGGCAAGATCCTATGCTGTCCAAAAACAGGATTACTGCGAGCGACTTCGAAGCCTTCCTCAATCAGACACTGCCCCTGAGCTTGAACTTCTCGTTCGAGGATGCATGGCATCATATCGTACCGGAAGCCCATTACAGAGAGAAGGTTGACGCTATCGGCCATCAATTCCATTTTCAATCTTTCAGACAAACTCACTGCTGGACTGCGACCTATACGGGCAACTGCGGGCATCTTGATCTCGTGCTCAACGGCGACCTGGCAGAATGGCGGCTGTTTGCGGATATCCCAAAGGACTTGAGCTACGATAGTCCACGGCGCACTGAACTGGAAGCTCCAATCGCTATTGGTAAGATTGTGACCAACTTCTTCGGCGACGAGTGGTCGATACGCATTCCCGAAGTGAGGCACGTCGATCTGGACATCAAGGAGTCGGGCAGCAGGAAAGCTTCTTGGTGGGCTCGCAACGGCATGTTGGACTTTGCTGGTCATACTGTTCCGGAATACCTGGAAATCCGCGTCCAAGATGACAGTCTATCTGTCGTGAACGGCAAATACCAGTAA